Proteins from a single region of Fundulus heteroclitus isolate FHET01 chromosome 12, MU-UCD_Fhet_4.1, whole genome shotgun sequence:
- the creb3l3l gene encoding cAMP responsive element binding protein 3-like 3 like has protein sequence MSVSEDLPDMDGTDLFGLLFQDGTSGCAEPFFQDENGLIESWLSEQNMLTGVDTEDFLTSLLDGDNNTGAFCPSHSPLGSDSGISDDSSTGAGNNNNNNALGSPRGSESDIVPSPSYSHPSPVHSEPGLTPEEMQAESPEALSVHADHSYSLLQSGARDMDLLESVRAEKPDTDVFIDLDDLVSDAMEEDFATELPCTLAMDSSAQDLAELSKTDQFQFKEIVLTEEEKRLLAKEGATIPEHMPLTKAEERTLKRIRRKIRNKQSAQESRKKKKVYVDGLENRVAVCTAHNLELQKKVQLLQKQNMSLIEQLRKLQAIVKMSTLKASTTSTCVMVFLLSFCLIIFPSVNPFGGNGEQKEPYTPSSVISRTLRSVPSENTDAMLYLEAEEDPLVLVSEVVENTKAMFSGGQKNHTPDYQRVEQSDSETGVNSNSSADFPGPAQAAEMLPGSPGGVGPLKEASIDPVVATAVAYDVPGSKENWIDRSPPSVILQQHRSDEM, from the exons ATGTCAGTATCTGAGGACCTTCCAGACATGGATGGGACAGACCTCTTCGGGCTGCTGTTCCAAGATGGCACCAGTGGATGCGCTGAGCCCTTTTTTCAGGACGAGAATGGCCTGATCGAATCCTGGCTGTCCGAGCAAAAT ATGCTGACGGGGGTGGATACCGAAGATTTCCTGACCAGCTTGCTCGACGGTGACAACAACACGGGGGCCTTCTGTCCCTCCCATTCcccgctgggcagcgacagcgGCATTTCCGACGACAGCAGCACAGGGGctggaaacaacaacaacaacaacgcgTTGGGAAGTCCCCGCGGCAGTGAAAGCGACATAGTGCCCAGTCCCAGCTATTCTCATCCCAGCCCCGTGCACTCTGAGCCTGGCCTCACCCCGGAGGAGATGCAGGCGGAGAGCCCCGAGGCCCTGTCGGTCCACGCAGACCACAGCTACTCTCTGCTGCAGAGCGGAGCCAGGGACATGGACCTGCTGGAGAGCGTCAGGGCAGAGAAGCCAGACACCGACGTCTTCATCGATCTGG ATGACCTGGTGAGTGACGCCATGGAGGAGGACTTCGCCACAGAGCTGCCTTGTACTTTGGCCATGGACAGCTCTGCACAGGATTTGGCGGAGCTCAGCAAAACGGACCAG TTCCAATTTAAAGAGATTGTTCTCACTGAGGAGGAGAAGCGGCTCTTGGCAAAAGAAGGAGCCACCATTCCTGAGCACATGCCTCTCACTAAG GCCGAGGAGAGGACTTTGAAGAGGATCAGGAGGAAGATCCGCAACAAGCAGTCTGCTCAGGAGAGCcgcaagaagaagaaggtgtACGTCGATGGACTGGAAAACAG GGTTGCTGTCTGCACTGCACACAACCTGGAACTTCAGAAGAAAGTGCAGCTGCTTCAGAAGCAGAACAT GTCCCTGATTGAGCAGCTGAGGAAACTCCAGGCTATAGTGAAGATGTCCACTTTGAAGGCCAGCACAACCAGCACGTGTGTCATG GTGTTCCTGCTCTCCTTTTGTCTCATCATCTTTCCGTCCGTCAATCCATTTGGTGGAAACGGGGAACAGAAGGAGCCCTACACGCCCTCGTCCG TCATTTCTCGGACCTTGCGCTCAGTGCCGTCAGAAAACACAGATGCTATGCTTTACCTGGAGGCCGAGGAGGACCCCCTTGTCTTGGTGTCAGAGGTGGTGGAGAACACCAAAGCCATGTTCTCAGGCGGTCAGAAGAACCACACCCCTGACTACCAGAGGGTGGAGCAATCGGACTCTGAGACGGGCGTAAACAGCAACTCCTCGGCAGACTTCCCCGGTCCCGCTCAGGCGGCAGAGATGCTACCCGGGTCGCCCGGCGGCGTGGGTCCTTTAAAAGAAGCGTCCATTGACCCCGTGGTGGCGACTGCTGTGGCGTATGACGTCCCGGGATCCAAGGAGAACTGGATCGACCGAAGCCCCCCTTCTGTCATTTTACAGCAGCACCGCTCTGATGAGATGTAG
- the gadd45ga gene encoding growth arrest and DNA-damage-inducible, gamma a, with translation MTLEEIREQENTMENADRVQSAGAALEELLIAAKKQDYLTVGVYESAKVMNVDPDSVAFCVLATDEEYECDIALQIHFTLIQAFCFDNDINVVRVNDIDRLASLVGADDSGDSKDAHCILVTSPSANPWKDPALDKLSLFCEESRSAYDWVPTVTLPER, from the exons ATGACTCTGGAAGAAATCCGCGAACAAGAGAACACAATGGAAAACGCTGATAG GGTGCAAAGTGCAGGCGCagccctggaggagctgctgatcgCCGCTAAGAAGCAGGACTACCTCACAGTGGGAGTCTACGAGTCCGCCAAAGTCATGAATGT CGACCCAGACAGCGTGGCGTTCTGCGTCCTCGCCACGGACGAGGAGTACGAGTGCGACATCGCTCTCCAGATTCACTTCACCCTCATCCAGGCGTTTTGCTTCGACAACGACATAAACGTGGTGCGGGTCAACGACATCGATCGTCTGGCCAGCCTGGTGGGCGCAGACGACAGCGGCGACTCCAAGGACGCGCACTGCATTCTCGTTACG AGCCCCAGTGCGAACCCATGGAAAGACCCTGCTCTGGACAAGCTGAGCCTGTTCTGCGAGGAGAGCCGCAGCGCGTACGACTGGGTGCCCACCGTCACACTCCCAGAGCGCTGA